A genomic stretch from Komagataeibacter xylinus includes:
- a CDS encoding DUF1269 domain-containing protein → MSDLIVIGFDTQDEATAALTECKKLEKEYLLDLEDAVVVVRGADGKLHLQQSINLEKVGASYGLFSGGFWGALVGLLCLNPLAGFVAGSIVGAGAGALAGKMSDYGIDDNFIKSLGSTIPANTSALFVLVRKSQPDKVLADLSQFKGHARVLQTSLSPANESKLREALGQMAATAPAA, encoded by the coding sequence ATGTCCGATCTGATCGTTATCGGCTTTGACACCCAGGACGAAGCCACGGCCGCGCTGACCGAATGCAAGAAGCTGGAAAAGGAATACCTGCTTGACCTTGAGGACGCGGTTGTCGTGGTCCGTGGGGCGGATGGCAAGCTGCACCTGCAGCAGAGCATCAACCTTGAAAAGGTCGGTGCTTCCTATGGCCTGTTCTCGGGCGGGTTCTGGGGCGCGCTGGTCGGCCTTCTGTGCCTGAACCCGCTGGCAGGCTTTGTTGCGGGCAGCATCGTGGGTGCTGGCGCCGGGGCCCTTGCGGGCAAAATGTCCGATTACGGCATTGATGACAATTTCATCAAGTCGCTCGGCTCGACCATTCCCGCCAACACGTCTGCCCTGTTCGTGCTGGTGCGCAAGTCGCAGCCCGACAAGGTGCTGGCTGACCTGAGCCAGTTCAAGGGCCACGCCCGCGTGCTCCAGACCTCGCTCTCGCCTGCCAATGAAAGCAAGCTGCGCGAAGCCCTCGGCCAGATGGCTGCGACCGCTCCTGCCGCCTGA
- a CDS encoding SMP-30/gluconolactonase/LRE family protein yields the protein MPPVIHPFNPGRRAMLAGGLAAGGLWTIGQRARAANPDGLPQPPSVVSNPPRQWGAQAPITPLPDPDILVLDPSFGNLAYANASLKLAWRGGGWLEGPAWCSEGRFLLLSDTIRGVQYRYLWENGAVSLFRSPSYHSNGNIFDNEGRLVSCEHGLRRVVRWEHDGSCRVLADRYNNAPLNSPNDLAVHPDGSIWFTDPGYGDTIVEGHPDAPGNPANREGVERWNLDGEVMTESGGSRRQEDHVFRIDPTTGAVKAVFTEKQLPDPNGIAFSPDGRIVYVISDGPGPGQDGHGGDGRIHAADVVGGEVRNLRPFADMMLNGHAMIPDGMRTDIFGNLWCGANGPLGLCGVVVYNPHGHMIGRIRLPRGVSNLTFGGPKRDVVFMCAGDTLFTLQVNTQGAAPS from the coding sequence ATGCCGCCAGTCATCCATCCGTTCAATCCTGGCCGACGGGCCATGCTTGCCGGGGGGCTGGCCGCAGGCGGATTATGGACCATCGGGCAACGCGCCCGGGCCGCCAACCCCGACGGCCTGCCCCAGCCGCCCAGCGTGGTGTCGAACCCGCCGCGGCAATGGGGTGCCCAAGCCCCCATCACGCCCCTGCCCGACCCCGATATTCTGGTGCTCGACCCCAGTTTTGGTAATCTGGCCTATGCCAATGCCAGCCTGAAACTGGCATGGCGCGGCGGCGGCTGGCTGGAAGGCCCGGCCTGGTGCAGTGAAGGGCGTTTCCTGCTGCTGAGTGACACGATCCGCGGCGTGCAGTACCGCTACCTGTGGGAGAACGGGGCCGTCTCCCTTTTCCGCAGCCCGTCCTATCACAGCAACGGCAACATCTTTGACAATGAAGGCCGCCTGGTCAGTTGCGAGCACGGCCTGCGCCGCGTGGTGCGCTGGGAGCATGACGGCTCATGCCGCGTGCTGGCCGACCGCTACAATAACGCGCCGCTCAACTCGCCCAACGACCTTGCCGTCCACCCCGATGGCAGCATTTGGTTTACCGATCCCGGTTATGGTGACACGATCGTGGAAGGTCACCCCGATGCACCGGGCAACCCCGCCAACCGCGAGGGCGTGGAACGCTGGAACCTTGATGGCGAGGTCATGACCGAGTCTGGCGGCAGCAGGCGGCAGGAGGACCATGTCTTCCGCATCGACCCGACCACGGGCGCGGTGAAGGCCGTATTCACCGAGAAGCAGCTGCCCGACCCCAACGGCATTGCGTTCTCGCCCGATGGCAGGATTGTCTATGTCATCTCCGACGGGCCAGGACCGGGGCAGGACGGCCATGGCGGCGACGGGCGCATCCACGCTGCCGACGTGGTGGGGGGCGAAGTGCGCAACCTCCGCCCGTTTGCCGACATGATGCTGAACGGGCATGCGATGATTCCCGATGGCATGCGCACCGACATTTTCGGCAATCTGTGGTGCGGGGCCAACGGGCCGCTGGGGCTGTGTGGCGTGGTGGTGTACAACCCCCACGGCCACATGATCGGGCGCATCCGCCTGCCGCGCGGCGTGTCGAACCTGACCTTTGGCGGCCCCAAGCGCGATGTGGTGTTCATGTGCGCGGGCGATACGCTGTTCACGCTGCAGGTCAACACGCAGGGGGCTGCGCCCTCATAG
- a CDS encoding lytic transglycosylase domain-containing protein, translated as MQRPFLLALLAWLSCGLIGPAGAAVPALPLATLAQRCAPDTAPRTLMLVAAQESAGVPWAIHVNGPYRLPRPPANLAEATATVRWLAAHGHDFDTGLLQINSRNATRLGQDPAALLEPCRNLRVASLILHQCYRAALPGAPSPQAALRHALSCYNTGSPTRGLRNGYVDGLLARAAQPAAAATLMIPALEAPPAPPDGAPSPPPPQEPSPAAPPGHDPQGDDAPGQGAFSHAPRDVFTPQAAPHD; from the coding sequence ATGCAGCGCCCGTTCCTTCTCGCGCTTCTGGCGTGGCTTTCATGTGGCCTGATCGGCCCGGCCGGGGCGGCTGTGCCCGCCCTCCCTCTGGCTACGCTTGCGCAGCGCTGCGCGCCCGATACCGCGCCCCGCACGCTCATGCTGGTGGCAGCACAGGAATCAGCGGGCGTGCCGTGGGCCATTCATGTCAATGGTCCGTACCGCCTGCCACGGCCCCCTGCCAACCTGGCCGAAGCTACCGCCACCGTGCGCTGGCTGGCAGCCCACGGGCATGATTTTGATACGGGGCTGCTGCAGATCAACAGCCGCAACGCTACGCGGCTGGGGCAGGACCCCGCCGCCCTGCTCGAGCCATGCCGCAACCTGCGCGTGGCCAGCCTGATCCTGCATCAATGCTACCGTGCTGCCCTGCCCGGTGCGCCCAGTCCCCAGGCCGCGCTGCGCCATGCGCTGAGCTGCTACAATACCGGCAGCCCCACGCGGGGCCTGCGTAATGGCTATGTTGATGGCCTGCTGGCCCGCGCGGCACAGCCTGCAGCCGCCGCCACGCTGATGATCCCGGCACTTGAGGCCCCGCCTGCACCGCCCGATGGCGCACCATCGCCGCCGCCACCGCAGGAGCCATCCCCCGCAGCCCCGCCCGGCCACGACCCGCAGGGCGATGACGCGCCGGGGCAGGGTGCCTTCAGCCATGCGCCGCGCGATGTGTTCACTCCACAAGCCGCACCCCATGACTAG
- a CDS encoding antibiotic biosynthesis monooxygenase, with protein MYIAMNRFRIPPENEAEFRERWLGREVHLRTVPGFVSFQFLKGPTHEDYILYASHTVWESYEAFLGWTQSEQFRAAHAHAGNRKPLMAGPPVFEGFEVLQDIQN; from the coding sequence ATGTATATCGCCATGAACCGTTTCCGCATCCCGCCCGAGAACGAGGCCGAATTCCGTGAGCGCTGGCTGGGCCGCGAGGTGCATCTGCGCACCGTGCCCGGTTTTGTCAGCTTCCAGTTCCTCAAGGGCCCCACGCATGAAGATTACATCCTCTACGCCTCGCATACCGTGTGGGAATCCTACGAGGCCTTTCTGGGCTGGACCCAGTCCGAACAGTTCCGCGCAGCCCATGCGCATGCGGGCAACCGCAAGCCGCTCATGGCGGGGCCGCCGGTGTTCGAAGGTTTTGAAGTGCTTCAGGATATTCAGAACTGA
- a CDS encoding YqaE/Pmp3 family membrane protein, protein MRLILALLLPWLQFFTIGRPFAGIFCLILQVTVIGWIPAAIWSVYALSQYTTDRKIAAMTR, encoded by the coding sequence ATGCGTCTGATCCTGGCCCTCCTGCTGCCCTGGCTGCAGTTTTTTACCATCGGGCGGCCCTTTGCGGGCATTTTCTGCCTGATATTGCAGGTAACCGTCATTGGCTGGATTCCCGCTGCCATCTGGTCAGTCTATGCGCTGAGCCAGTACACCACCGACCGCAAGATCGCGGCCATGACACGCTAG
- the petA gene encoding ubiquinol-cytochrome c reductase iron-sulfur subunit, which translates to MENASDTQPAPGGRRNFLGLVTTATAAAGAGACLWPFLQSLAPRDSAAAHLPVDVDISALPPGQQIVVTWQGKPVFITHRTPEALAVLQDAAQTARLRDGPSHDNQQPPYATNWHRSLDPRYGVVVGICTHLGCVPAYKPLPEGRGEASWPGGYACPCHGSKFDLAGRVFRGAPAPYNLPVPPYSMPSPTVIRLGENPAGQDFDFSSILQL; encoded by the coding sequence ATGGAAAACGCGTCGGACACACAACCCGCCCCGGGGGGGCGCCGGAATTTTCTCGGGCTTGTCACCACCGCCACGGCTGCTGCGGGTGCCGGAGCATGTCTGTGGCCTTTCCTGCAAAGTCTCGCCCCGCGTGACAGCGCCGCCGCCCACCTGCCGGTGGATGTGGACATATCCGCCCTACCGCCAGGGCAGCAGATTGTCGTGACGTGGCAGGGCAAGCCGGTTTTCATTACCCACCGCACGCCCGAGGCGCTGGCCGTGCTGCAGGATGCAGCCCAGACCGCACGCCTGCGCGATGGGCCATCGCACGACAACCAGCAGCCGCCCTATGCCACCAACTGGCACCGCTCCCTTGACCCGCGCTACGGCGTGGTGGTGGGCATCTGCACCCATCTGGGTTGCGTGCCCGCTTACAAGCCCCTGCCTGAAGGCCGCGGGGAAGCCAGTTGGCCCGGTGGTTATGCCTGCCCGTGCCATGGCTCCAAATTCGACCTTGCAGGCCGTGTATTCCGCGGCGCGCCTGCGCCTTACAACCTGCCCGTGCCGCCGTACAGCATGCCCTCGCCCACCGTCATCCGGCTGGGCGAGAACCCGGCGGGGCAGGATTTTGACTTCTCGAGCATTCTCCAGCTCTGA
- a CDS encoding TonB-dependent siderophore receptor, whose product MARMTAGMAWMLSASLGALLIPSAYAQGTGTDADKGKKALQATKSTPAPDDAVGSANAEEMTVIGHHRMVAGAAANYNKKMANLGPLGTRRTLDTPMSIMTVPHDVIVNQQARNINDLMQYIPSVQLETRADPGTSRPQSRGFEADVISNSRIDGLNAFTVTPYAAEQFDNVQVLNGLAGALYGPQNPAGTFEYGLKRPTDERINRLVVGVDSVGTLMENVDASGRAGKHGWFGYRINLLHGDGTSYVQDSWVRRNMVSADFDIHFDRDTVLELDASHYTFDERGMPAGVNLKGYSLPSAPDLSKPHMGQDYSGYNSENNVFLAKLKHRINDNWSFVIGGLYQDSGRQVFESADSLINNSGGYTQSLSAATTVNDFKVGSNMAYVNGHVRTGFIRHDLVIGTNGYMEGGYNPLSGQSYTAIKSGTLDNPTVAPNGPQPYYSGKYESQYVRYQSMILGDTLHFNKHWSVMGTLAWSWLDQDSTATVAGASTKSVENGYTVTTTHLTKGKTTNSRADAAFSPMASLVYKPTENQTAYFTYGRSLQAGTSAPADALNANALTSPVHSEEYEVGYKMQWRQMQFNVAGFRATRSYAFYEGSNTLYGNFGTQRNYGVEFQAMGHVTPRLSVIGGMTWIDAELTHAGFAALNNKEVVGVAPLQANALMDYRIPFPRGFALNGLAVNANVHYTGRRAADLENKYYAGSYVTLDLGLRYPFRAAKHPWMARFGVTNVANERYWSSIYNGTASSAGITTKDATAKSLDAGSAAYAGMPRAFHFTLEADF is encoded by the coding sequence ATGGCCAGAATGACCGCAGGTATGGCGTGGATGCTTTCGGCCAGTCTTGGCGCACTGCTCATCCCCTCCGCTTACGCACAGGGCACCGGCACGGATGCGGACAAGGGCAAAAAAGCCCTTCAGGCCACCAAAAGCACCCCGGCCCCGGATGATGCCGTAGGCTCCGCCAATGCGGAGGAAATGACCGTGATCGGCCACCACCGCATGGTGGCAGGTGCCGCGGCCAACTATAACAAGAAAATGGCCAATCTCGGCCCGCTGGGCACGCGCCGCACGCTTGATACGCCCATGTCGATCATGACCGTGCCGCATGACGTGATCGTCAACCAGCAGGCGCGTAACATCAACGACCTGATGCAGTACATCCCGTCGGTGCAGCTTGAAACCCGCGCCGACCCCGGCACCAGCCGCCCGCAGTCGCGCGGGTTCGAGGCGGATGTGATCTCCAACAGCCGCATCGACGGGCTGAACGCCTTTACGGTCACGCCCTACGCTGCCGAGCAGTTCGACAACGTGCAGGTGCTCAACGGCCTGGCAGGCGCCCTGTATGGCCCCCAGAACCCGGCGGGCACGTTTGAATACGGCCTCAAGCGCCCGACCGACGAGCGAATCAACCGCCTTGTGGTGGGTGTTGATTCTGTTGGCACGCTGATGGAAAACGTCGATGCATCGGGCCGCGCGGGCAAGCATGGCTGGTTTGGCTACCGCATCAACCTGCTGCATGGCGATGGCACGTCCTATGTGCAGGATAGCTGGGTGCGCCGTAACATGGTCAGCGCCGATTTCGATATCCATTTCGACCGCGATACCGTGCTGGAACTCGATGCCAGCCATTACACGTTCGATGAGCGCGGCATGCCTGCGGGCGTCAACCTCAAGGGCTATAGCCTGCCTTCAGCCCCTGACCTGAGCAAGCCGCATATGGGTCAGGACTATTCGGGCTACAATTCCGAGAACAACGTCTTTCTTGCCAAGCTCAAGCATCGCATCAATGATAACTGGAGCTTCGTCATTGGCGGGCTGTACCAGGATTCCGGGCGGCAGGTATTTGAGTCGGCTGATTCCCTGATCAACAACTCCGGTGGTTATACCCAGTCCCTCTCGGCCGCCACCACGGTCAATGACTTCAAGGTCGGCAGTAACATGGCCTATGTCAACGGTCATGTGCGCACGGGCTTCATCAGGCATGATCTGGTCATCGGCACCAATGGCTACATGGAAGGTGGCTATAACCCGCTGAGCGGGCAGAGCTATACCGCCATCAAGTCGGGCACGCTGGACAATCCTACCGTGGCGCCCAATGGCCCGCAGCCCTATTACAGTGGCAAGTATGAATCGCAGTACGTGCGCTACCAGTCGATGATTTTGGGTGACACGCTGCACTTCAACAAGCACTGGTCGGTCATGGGCACGCTGGCATGGAGCTGGCTGGATCAGGACAGCACCGCAACGGTTGCCGGCGCTTCAACCAAAAGCGTCGAGAATGGTTACACCGTCACCACCACCCATCTGACCAAGGGCAAGACCACCAACAGCCGTGCCGATGCGGCCTTCAGCCCCATGGCCAGCCTGGTCTACAAGCCGACTGAAAACCAGACCGCCTACTTCACTTATGGCCGCTCGCTGCAGGCTGGCACATCCGCCCCGGCTGATGCGCTCAACGCCAATGCCCTGACATCCCCCGTGCATAGCGAGGAGTATGAGGTGGGCTACAAGATGCAGTGGCGCCAGATGCAGTTCAACGTGGCGGGTTTCCGTGCCACGCGCAGCTATGCTTTCTATGAAGGTAGCAACACGCTGTATGGCAATTTCGGCACCCAGCGCAATTATGGCGTGGAGTTCCAGGCCATGGGGCATGTCACGCCCCGCCTGTCGGTTATCGGCGGCATGACATGGATTGATGCGGAACTGACCCATGCAGGTTTTGCCGCCCTCAACAACAAGGAAGTGGTGGGCGTGGCGCCCCTGCAGGCCAATGCGCTGATGGATTACCGCATTCCGTTCCCGCGTGGTTTCGCGCTCAATGGCCTGGCCGTGAATGCCAACGTGCATTACACCGGCCGCCGTGCGGCGGATCTTGAAAACAAATACTATGCCGGTTCCTATGTAACACTGGATCTGGGCCTGCGTTATCCGTTCCGTGCGGCAAAGCATCCTTGGATGGCGCGTTTTGGCGTAACGAATGTTGCCAATGAGCGGTACTGGTCCTCGATCTATAATGGCACGGCCTCAAGTGCCGGGATCACGACCAAGGATGCGACGGCAAAGTCGCTTGACGCTGGCAGCGCCGCCTATGCCGGCATGCCGCGTGCCTTCCACTTCACGCTGGAAGCCGACTTCTGA
- a CDS encoding TrbG/VirB9 family P-type conjugative transfer protein, with protein sequence MTRTLHGAWCMAMVATLMAPVMCPLPAGATGRKSASPYDYRIKSVIYNPRDTVEVDGVVGIATDITLAPDEHYVTHAFGEEGGWSFACRENHCFIRPKAQESDTNLAIVTDRRTYHILLHYVGGQQEKGADGVMRTVFAPTPWALAQATVELTYVYPDENDGKKAAAARASHIEAELADPYGDGPHNTAYRRSDGTQDRAIAPLNVWDDYRFTYFRFPENGVLPTLYVMNESGQETVVNAVVLGRDHNILAAQMTARQWRIRYGSLVIGVVNDGFNPSLGSAPGGTISPMVRRVVRDGAS encoded by the coding sequence ATGACCCGCACACTCCATGGCGCATGGTGCATGGCAATGGTGGCGACCCTCATGGCGCCGGTCATGTGCCCCCTGCCTGCCGGGGCCACGGGGCGCAAGAGCGCCTCGCCGTATGATTACCGCATCAAGTCGGTCATCTATAACCCGCGTGATACGGTGGAAGTCGATGGCGTGGTGGGGATTGCAACCGACATCACCCTTGCGCCTGACGAGCATTACGTCACCCACGCCTTTGGCGAGGAAGGCGGCTGGTCCTTCGCCTGCCGCGAGAACCACTGCTTCATCCGCCCCAAGGCGCAGGAGAGCGACACCAACCTCGCCATCGTCACCGACCGCCGCACATACCATATCCTGCTGCATTACGTGGGCGGACAGCAGGAAAAGGGGGCTGATGGCGTCATGCGCACCGTCTTCGCCCCCACGCCGTGGGCGCTGGCGCAGGCCACGGTGGAACTGACCTATGTCTACCCCGATGAAAATGATGGCAAGAAAGCCGCCGCCGCGCGCGCCAGCCACATCGAGGCCGAACTGGCCGACCCGTATGGCGACGGGCCGCACAATACCGCCTATCGCCGCTCGGATGGCACGCAGGACCGTGCCATCGCGCCACTGAACGTGTGGGATGACTACCGCTTCACCTATTTCCGCTTTCCTGAAAACGGGGTGCTGCCCACGCTGTATGTCATGAACGAAAGCGGGCAGGAAACAGTGGTCAACGCCGTGGTGCTGGGGCGCGACCACAATATCCTCGCCGCCCAGATGACCGCCCGGCAATGGCGCATCCGCTACGGCAGCCTCGTGATTGGCGTGGTCAATGACGGGTTCAATCCCTCGCTGGGCAGTGCTCCGGGCGGCACCATCTCGCCCATGGTGCGCCGGGTCGTGCGTGACGGGGCATCATGA
- a CDS encoding TrbI/VirB10 family protein, with protein sequence MKRAATVCALALCALASPARAQDAARLTLKCPGSTVMVDRQGQASCPSTAQAAPVAAPAAVVDSAEDAAMKRRLGHDFTFATPVADTSTPTAATPAAATAAAKTDNPLLTRLQPENTPTTHASLMHGQNLIVGKGTLIPCGTINEINTTLPGLVTCRVSHDVYSINGKVRLIDKGAVAEGEVTSALQYGQKRIFVNWLRLRNPEGVTIDLLSPGTTPLGGSGVKGKVNTHFWARFGDAIMVSIITNVGQMMVQAITNLASKPGTTSITTSSDNTNSVVSEVEKVILAQTSNVPPSLYVQQGNMVQIYVARDLDFSSVYTLAEQ encoded by the coding sequence ATGAAGCGCGCGGCCACCGTCTGTGCGCTGGCACTGTGCGCGCTGGCCAGCCCCGCCCGCGCGCAGGATGCAGCCCGGCTTACCCTGAAATGCCCCGGCAGCACCGTCATGGTCGATAGGCAGGGACAGGCCTCGTGCCCATCCACCGCGCAGGCTGCCCCCGTGGCAGCGCCCGCAGCCGTGGTGGACAGTGCGGAAGACGCCGCCATGAAGCGCAGGCTCGGCCATGATTTTACCTTCGCCACCCCCGTGGCCGATACCAGCACCCCTACGGCTGCCACCCCGGCTGCGGCCACGGCAGCCGCCAAAACCGATAACCCGCTCCTGACCCGCCTGCAGCCCGAGAACACGCCCACAACCCATGCCAGCCTGATGCATGGCCAGAACCTGATTGTGGGCAAGGGCACGCTGATCCCGTGCGGCACGATCAACGAGATCAACACCACCCTGCCCGGACTGGTCACCTGCCGGGTCAGTCACGATGTCTATTCCATCAACGGCAAGGTGCGCCTGATCGACAAGGGCGCGGTAGCGGAAGGCGAGGTGACATCCGCCCTGCAATATGGCCAGAAGCGTATTTTTGTGAACTGGCTGCGCCTGCGCAACCCCGAAGGCGTGACCATCGACCTGCTCAGCCCCGGCACCACACCGCTTGGCGGCAGCGGGGTGAAGGGCAAGGTCAACACGCATTTCTGGGCGCGCTTTGGCGATGCGATCATGGTGTCGATCATTACCAATGTGGGGCAGATGATGGTGCAGGCCATCACCAACCTTGCCTCCAAGCCCGGCACCACCAGCATCACCACCAGCAGCGACAACACCAATTCGGTCGTAAGCGAGGTGGAAAAGGTCATCCTTGCCCAGACCAGCAACGTGCCGCCCAGCCTGTACGTGCAGCAGGGCAACATGGTGCAGATCTATGTGGCGCGCGACCTCGACTTCAGCAGTGTCTATACCCTGGCCGAGCAGTAG
- a CDS encoding L-dopachrome tautomerase-related protein, with the protein MAVAGAIFVLGLAGQSVPAGARETLHTAWTSQRVLNAVAVADNGRMFVSFPYWGGGEGGPSVAEVDAQGLPHAFPDVRWNHADGTKGDMQPFVRVNALRIGPDGLLWVVDSGDANVGGPPNPMGGAPARLLAFDITTGQPVHIISLRASSTQHSYIDDIRFHDDTIFVTDAGDPALIVVNQRTGQQRRVLAHDRSTTDERPMYAEGRLLTTGGHPARVHADQLEVSPDGSKLYFQPSSGPLWVAPTAALENPDLPAQDLARTVQLFYNTPTTGGTAIDGDGNLYVSDVNRLRILRLTPQGRATTLVRDRRLVWADAMWIDSHGTLWIPAVQLNRTASFQPDGKSRLRLPVAIYTMDLHLKPVR; encoded by the coding sequence ATGGCCGTGGCGGGTGCCATATTCGTCCTTGGCCTTGCCGGTCAATCGGTGCCTGCGGGCGCGCGTGAGACGCTGCACACGGCCTGGACCTCGCAGCGCGTGCTCAATGCCGTGGCCGTGGCGGATAACGGGCGCATGTTCGTCTCGTTTCCGTATTGGGGCGGGGGTGAGGGCGGCCCGAGTGTGGCCGAAGTCGATGCGCAGGGCCTGCCCCATGCCTTTCCCGATGTGCGCTGGAACCATGCGGATGGCACGAAAGGCGACATGCAGCCCTTCGTGCGGGTCAATGCCCTGCGCATCGGGCCGGACGGACTGCTGTGGGTCGTGGATTCGGGCGATGCCAATGTGGGCGGTCCTCCCAACCCCATGGGGGGTGCCCCCGCGCGGCTCCTGGCCTTTGACATCACGACCGGGCAGCCCGTGCACATCATCTCGTTGCGCGCCAGCAGCACGCAGCACAGCTATATCGATGATATCCGCTTTCATGACGACACGATTTTCGTCACCGATGCGGGTGATCCGGCCCTGATCGTAGTCAACCAGCGCACCGGGCAGCAGCGCCGGGTGCTGGCCCATGACCGTTCCACCACCGATGAGCGCCCGATGTATGCCGAGGGCCGGCTGCTGACCACGGGCGGCCACCCCGCCCGCGTGCATGCCGACCAGCTCGAGGTCTCGCCAGATGGGTCGAAGCTCTATTTCCAGCCCAGTTCCGGCCCGCTCTGGGTCGCCCCCACCGCCGCGCTGGAAAACCCGGACCTGCCCGCGCAGGATCTCGCCCGGACCGTGCAGCTGTTCTACAACACGCCCACTACCGGCGGCACGGCCATTGATGGTGATGGCAACCTGTATGTATCGGATGTGAACCGGCTGCGTATCCTGCGCCTGACCCCGCAGGGCAGGGCCACCACGCTGGTGCGCGACAGGCGGCTGGTCTGGGCTGATGCCATGTGGATCGACAGCCACGGCACCTTATGGATTCCCGCAGTCCAGCTCAACCGCACCGCCAGCTTTCAGCCTGATGGAAAATCACGCCTGCGCCTGCCGGTTGCAATCTACACCATGGACCTGCACCTCAAACCGGTGCGCTGA
- the fumC gene encoding class II fumarate hydratase: protein MTEPTPPTLTDCPIGLDATGTRREKDSMGEIDVPASHYWGAQTQRSLVHFSIGRDHMPIEVCHAYGIVKKAAAQVNAADGRMPQWKADAISRVADEVIAGKLDSEFPLFVWQTGSGTQTNMNVNEVIANRAIQLLGGTIGSKSPVHPNDDVNMGQSSNDSFPTAMHVATVLEIDSRLLPRVRELIESLRSKAEEWMQVVKIGRTHLQDAVPLTVGQEWSGWAQQLEDALEAVEAARPGLLQLAAGGTAVGTGLNAPPGFSHAIAKRIAGLTDKPFVTAPNKFAALGGLDAMVRASAGLRGVAVTLLKIANDMRLLGSGPRCGLGELHLPENEPGSSIMPGKVNPTQCEAMVMICTQVLGNDATVAFAGSQGQLDLNVMRPVIVANVLHAIRILADGCHNFRVFSVEGTTLNRKRIDAYVAGSVMLVTALSPEIGYDRASAIAHQAMEHDISLREAALASGFVDGATFDRLVRPLDMVGKGVGGA, encoded by the coding sequence ATGACCGAACCGACACCCCCGACATTGACTGACTGCCCCATCGGGCTCGATGCCACCGGCACGCGGCGCGAGAAGGATTCGATGGGCGAGATTGACGTGCCCGCCAGCCATTACTGGGGGGCGCAGACGCAGCGCAGTCTCGTGCATTTCTCGATCGGGCGCGACCATATGCCCATCGAGGTCTGCCATGCCTATGGCATCGTGAAAAAAGCGGCGGCGCAGGTAAATGCCGCCGATGGGCGCATGCCGCAATGGAAGGCCGACGCCATCAGCCGCGTGGCCGATGAGGTGATTGCAGGCAAACTCGATTCCGAATTCCCGCTCTTTGTCTGGCAGACCGGCTCGGGCACCCAGACGAACATGAACGTGAATGAGGTGATCGCCAACCGTGCCATCCAGCTTCTCGGCGGCACCATCGGCTCCAAAAGTCCGGTTCACCCCAATGATGACGTGAATATGGGCCAGTCGAGCAATGACTCGTTCCCCACCGCCATGCATGTGGCCACCGTGCTTGAAATCGACAGCCGCCTTTTGCCGCGCGTGCGTGAACTGATCGAAAGCCTGCGCAGCAAGGCGGAGGAATGGATGCAGGTGGTCAAGATCGGTCGCACCCACCTGCAGGATGCCGTGCCGCTTACGGTGGGGCAGGAATGGTCGGGCTGGGCCCAGCAGCTTGAAGATGCGCTCGAGGCGGTCGAGGCCGCGCGCCCGGGCCTGTTGCAGCTTGCGGCGGGCGGCACGGCGGTGGGCACCGGGCTGAACGCGCCGCCGGGCTTCAGCCACGCCATTGCAAAGCGCATCGCTGGTTTGACCGATAAGCCCTTTGTCACCGCGCCCAACAAATTTGCAGCCCTTGGCGGCCTGGACGCCATGGTGCGGGCTTCGGCAGGTCTGCGCGGGGTTGCTGTAACCCTGCTCAAGATCGCCAATGACATGCGTCTGCTCGGTTCCGGCCCGCGCTGCGGGCTGGGCGAGCTACACCTGCCGGAAAACGAACCCGGTTCCTCCATCATGCCCGGCAAGGTCAACCCGACCCAGTGCGAGGCGATGGTGATGATCTGCACGCAGGTGCTTGGCAATGACGCTACGGTGGCATTTGCGGGCAGTCAGGGCCAGCTTGACCTGAACGTGATGCGCCCGGTGATCGTGGCCAATGTGCTGCATGCCATCCGCATCCTGGCTGATGGGTGCCACAATTTCCGTGTGTTTTCGGTTGAGGGCACCACGCTCAACCGCAAGCGTATCGATGCTTACGTGGCAGGCTCGGTCATGCTGGTCACGGCTCTCAGCCCCGAGATTGGCTATGACCGGGCTTCGGCCATCGCCCATCAGGCCATGGAGCATGACATCAGCCTGCGCGAGGCGGCTCTGGCTTCGGGCTTTGTCGATGGCGCGACCTTCGACCGGCTGGTCCGCCCGCTCGACATGGTGGGCAAGGGCGTGGGCGGCGCCTGA